One Aphelocoma coerulescens isolate FSJ_1873_10779 chromosome 6, UR_Acoe_1.0, whole genome shotgun sequence DNA window includes the following coding sequences:
- the PHYHIPL gene encoding phytanoyl-CoA hydroxylase-interacting protein-like isoform X2: protein MEAPRLAHTMSSPTSPCEEVIKNLSLEAIQLCDRDGNKSQDSGIAEMEELPVPHNIKISNITCDSFKISWDMDSKSKDRITHYFIDLNKKENKNSNKFKHKDVPTKLVAKAVPLPMTVRGHWFLSPRTEYTVAVQTASKQVDGDYVVSEWSEIIEFCTADYSKVHLTQLLEKAEVIAGRMLKLSVFYRNQHKEYFDYIREHHGNAMQPSVKDNSGSHGSPISGKLEGIFFSCNTEFNTGKPPQDSPYGRYRYEIAAEKLFNPNTNLYFGDFYCMYTAYHYVILVIAPVGSPGDEFCKQRLPQLNIKDNKFLTCDEEDGVMVYHHAQDVILEVIYTDPVDLSLGTVAEITGHQLMSLSTANAKKDPSCKTCNISVGR from the exons GGAATAAATCACAAGATAGTGGGATTGCAGAGATGGAGGAGCTTCCAGTCCCACACAACATCAAAATAAGTAACATCACGTGTGATTCCTTCAAGATTTCTTGGGACATGGATTCTAAATCCAAGGATCGCATTACTCATTACTTCATCGACCtcaacaagaaagaaaacaagaattcCAACAAATTCAAACACAAG GATGTACCCACTAAGCTGGTGGCCAAAGCCGTTCCTCTGCCCATGACCGTGCGCGGGCACTGGTTCCTGAGCCCCAGGACAGAGTACACGGTAGCCGTGCAGACGGCCTCCAAGCAGGTCGATGGCGACTACGTCGTTTCGGAGTGGAGTGAAATCATCGAGTTCTGCACCGCAG ATTATTCAAAAGTTCACCTAACACAGCTATTGGAAAAAGCTGAAGTGATTGCAGGCCGTATGCTCAAACTGTCTGTTTTTTATCGGAATCAGCACAAAGAATACTTTGATTATATCAG AGAGCATCATGGGAATGCTATGCAGCCCTCTGTTAAGGATAACAGTGGCAGCCATGGCTCTCCAATCAGTGGGAAGCTGGAAGGCATCTTCTTTAGCTGCAACACTGAGTTTAACACTGGGAAGCCACCCCAAGATTCACCCTATGGAAGATACAGGTATGAGATTGCAGCTGAAAAACTCTTCAACCCAAATACTAACTTGTACTTTGGAGACTTCTACTGCATGTACACAGCCTACCACTACGTCATCCTCGTGATCGCCCCCGTGGGGTCACCAGGAGACGAGTTCTGTAAGCAGCGCCTTCCTCAGCTAAACATAAAAGATAACAAATTTCTGACCTGTGATGAAGAAGACGGGGTCATGGTTTACCATCATGCCCAGGATGTTATTTTGGAAGTAATTTACACTGATCCTGTGGATCTCTCCCTTGGCACAGTTGCAGAAATTACTGGTCACCAACTAATGAGTTTGTCTACTGCAAATGCAAAGAAAGATCCCAGCTGCAAGACCTGCAATATCAGTGTTGGACGCTAA
- the PHYHIPL gene encoding phytanoyl-CoA hydroxylase-interacting protein-like isoform X3, with amino-acid sequence MEELPVPHNIKISNITCDSFKISWDMDSKSKDRITHYFIDLNKKENKNSNKFKHKDVPTKLVAKAVPLPMTVRGHWFLSPRTEYTVAVQTASKQVDGDYVVSEWSEIIEFCTADYSKVHLTQLLEKAEVIAGRMLKLSVFYRNQHKEYFDYIREHHGNAMQPSVKDNSGSHGSPISGKLEGIFFSCNTEFNTGKPPQDSPYGRYRYEIAAEKLFNPNTNLYFGDFYCMYTAYHYVILVIAPVGSPGDEFCKQRLPQLNIKDNKFLTCDEEDGVMVYHHAQDVILEVIYTDPVDLSLGTVAEITGHQLMSLSTANAKKDPSCKTCNISVGR; translated from the exons ATGGAGGAGCTTCCAGTCCCACACAACATCAAAATAAGTAACATCACGTGTGATTCCTTCAAGATTTCTTGGGACATGGATTCTAAATCCAAGGATCGCATTACTCATTACTTCATCGACCtcaacaagaaagaaaacaagaattcCAACAAATTCAAACACAAG GATGTACCCACTAAGCTGGTGGCCAAAGCCGTTCCTCTGCCCATGACCGTGCGCGGGCACTGGTTCCTGAGCCCCAGGACAGAGTACACGGTAGCCGTGCAGACGGCCTCCAAGCAGGTCGATGGCGACTACGTCGTTTCGGAGTGGAGTGAAATCATCGAGTTCTGCACCGCAG ATTATTCAAAAGTTCACCTAACACAGCTATTGGAAAAAGCTGAAGTGATTGCAGGCCGTATGCTCAAACTGTCTGTTTTTTATCGGAATCAGCACAAAGAATACTTTGATTATATCAG AGAGCATCATGGGAATGCTATGCAGCCCTCTGTTAAGGATAACAGTGGCAGCCATGGCTCTCCAATCAGTGGGAAGCTGGAAGGCATCTTCTTTAGCTGCAACACTGAGTTTAACACTGGGAAGCCACCCCAAGATTCACCCTATGGAAGATACAGGTATGAGATTGCAGCTGAAAAACTCTTCAACCCAAATACTAACTTGTACTTTGGAGACTTCTACTGCATGTACACAGCCTACCACTACGTCATCCTCGTGATCGCCCCCGTGGGGTCACCAGGAGACGAGTTCTGTAAGCAGCGCCTTCCTCAGCTAAACATAAAAGATAACAAATTTCTGACCTGTGATGAAGAAGACGGGGTCATGGTTTACCATCATGCCCAGGATGTTATTTTGGAAGTAATTTACACTGATCCTGTGGATCTCTCCCTTGGCACAGTTGCAGAAATTACTGGTCACCAACTAATGAGTTTGTCTACTGCAAATGCAAAGAAAGATCCCAGCTGCAAGACCTGCAATATCAGTGTTGGACGCTAA